Proteins from one Hemibagrus wyckioides isolate EC202008001 linkage group LG16, SWU_Hwy_1.0, whole genome shotgun sequence genomic window:
- the sec31a gene encoding protein transport protein Sec31A isoform X7, which yields MKLKEINRTAIQAWSPAQHHPIYLAAGTSAQQLDATFSTNASLEIFELDLAEPTLAMKSCGAFSSPHRYHKLVWGPHGINDQGMPSGVLIAGGETGNIILYDPSKIIAGDSEVVIAQSDKHTGPVRALDVNSFQTNLVASGGNESEIYIWDLNSFSTPMTPGPKSQPLEDISCVAWNCQVQHILASASPSGRASIWDLRKNDLIIKVSDHSNRMHCSGLAWNPDVATQLVLASEDDRMPVIQMWDLRFATSPLKVLENHTRGVLAIAWSLADPEFLLSCGKDNRILCWNPNNSEVLYELPTSQWCFDIQWCPRNPAVLSAASFDGRISIYSIMGGNNDAVSSAQADQISSSFANMDPFGTGQTLPPLQLPQTTSANSTVTPLKKPPKWIRRPVGASFAFGGKLVSLENIKPAAQQPQQPTAHVVHISQVVTDTDFLDRSNQLQATLTAGSFVGFCQKKIEAAQNEFEKSIWAFLKVHFEDDARGKYLELLGYKKEELAIKIASALEKKDPKSNEDNESSFASVLDPTIAPVCNPAPGLHMIPLTELDPAAFAPLRLSEILHGEPAYQPLIEDGVQVSKEPLLDLIPDASVKHVPDLKAKPDLSFPSASLVDFSLSSDLIPTSDPVSAFVPTYPVKPSPHMTQQFDQFISEAQPKLVPQNAPSGALHEPESDVVSLDEETLTHSVSALAPQESEVDLPVVDLQLSAPAVDTSCDSETKVVPTCIGDLCASATVLDTVIDQPQSILLLSPLVGSEEPVLVPSADQQSYSSCSLIGEAGFRLEFAAPASLQHVSGFLPQLDPQPVPMFPPPIMSQQPEIELTPTDESDVAPQTDTALPVNGQPVDELNLSAELLAEEEAKEEPALPEEVEENGDLTAEDASAAEESPELAEIPVVEEKPVQPISSNINAKRDVDGLITQALLIGDFEAAVNLCLHDNRMADAIILAIAGGPELLEKTQKKYLTKTQSKIGKIISAVVMRDWMNILETCDLQNWKEALAAVMTYAKPEEFSTLCGLLGSRLEAAEESALQVQACLCYICAGSVEQLVSCWSKAQDSSSPLSLQDLVEKVVILRQAVEKTQGGVAPAVGALLAEKMSQYASLLASQGSLQTAMSYLPTNTDQVAVQQLRERLSRALGQHGVAPVQNRHPVAPAAVPQQVYTPIQPQTQPLPPQPTPAAPTQQYYQAEPKPAPFPMQAPVSASPAVSSAFMYSQHYQRPQNGWNDPPALLRGTKKKKVPENYTPPAPITAPIMAPLGEPQPVATMQPSLQPQQLPPQPAGIPAPFNPIQQQPLAPTLRNPAIPSMPVEGAPGAPTGDVIQPMQSLPTEKITKKPIPDEHLILKTTFEGLIQKCLAAATDPQTKRKLDDANKRLESLYDKLREQTLSPAIVGGLHNMARSIESRAYTDGLNIHTHIVSNSNFSETSAFMPVLKVVLTQANKLGV from the exons ATGAAGCTGAAAGAGATAAACCGCACCGCCATTCAGGCTTGGAGCCCAGCTCAGCACCACCCGATTTACTTGGCTGCAG GAACATCTGCTCAGCAGCTTGATGCTACATTTAGCACCAATGCATCATTGGAGATCTTCGAACTAGACCTGGCGGAGCCTACTTTGGCCATGAAGTCATGTGGTGCTTTCTCCTCACCCCACAG ATACCACAAGCTGGTTTGGGGCCCACATGGCATCAATGATCAGGGAATGCCTTCTGGAGTGCTCATAGCTGGAGGAGAGACCGGTAACATCATTCTCTATGATCCTTCCAAGATCATTGCTGGTGACAGTGAAGTGGTCATTGCTCAGAGTGATAAACACACGGGGCCTGTACGAGCATTAGATGTCAACTCATTTCAG ACAAATCTGGTTGCATCTGGAGGTAATGAGTCTGAGATCTACATCTGGGATTTGAACAGCTTCAGTACCCCAATGACTCCAGGACCGAAGTCACAG CCTCTGGAGGACATTAGCTGCGTAGCATGGAACTGCCAGGTGCAGCACATCCTTGCCTCAGCCAGCCCCAGCGGCAGAGCCTCCATCTGGGACCTTAGGAAAAATGATCTCATTATCAAAGTCAGCGACCACAGCAACAGG ATGCATTGCTCTGGTCTGGCGTGGAATCCAGATGTTGCCACTCAGCTGGTGTTGGCCTCTGAAGATGACCGAATGCCTGTCATCCAAATGTGGGATCTGCGCTTCGCCACCTCACCTCTCAAAGTCCTAGAGAACCACACAAG GGGTGTTCTGGCTATTGCTTGGAGTTTGGCTGACCCTGAGTTTCTGCTTAGTTGTGGGAAAGATAACCGAATCCTCTGTTGGAACCCCAACAATTCTGAA GTCCTGTATGAGCTCCCAACCTCTCAGTGGTGCTTCGACATCCAGTGGTGCCCCAGAAACCCAGCTGTTCTGTCTGCTGCTTCTTTCGATGGCCGTATCAGCATCTACTCAATCATGGGAGGCAATAATGATGCTGTCAGCAGTGCCCAGGCTGATCAG ATAAGTTCCTCATTTGCCAACATGGATCCCTTTGGCACAGGCCAGACATTACCCCCACTGCAGCTGCCTCAAACCACCAGTGCTAATAGCACTGTCACACCACTGAAGAAACCCCCCAAATGGATCCGAAGACCAGTGGGGGCTTCCTTCGCT TTTGGTGGTAAACTCGTCTCACTGGAAAACATCAAACCAGCGGCCCAACAACCCCAGCAGCCCACGGCCCATGTTGTCCACATTAGCCAGGTTGTCACTGATACTGATTTTTTGGATCGCTCAAACCAACTTCAGGCCACGCTTACTGCTGGAAGCTTTGTGGGATTCTGCCAAAAGAAGATTGAAGCTGCACAGAACGAGTTTGAGAAGTCTATTTGGGCTTTCTTAAAG GTCCACTTTGAAGATGATGCCCGGGGCAAATACTTGGAACTTCTGGGATACAAGAAGGAGGAACTAGCGATTAAG atcgCTTCAGCATTAGAAAAGAAAGATCCCAAATCAAATGAAGACAATGAG AGTTCCTTCGCTTCTGTACTTGACCCAACCATCGCACCTGTTTGTAATCCTGCACCTGGACTACATATGATTCCATTGACCGAGCTTGATCCCGCTGCTTTTGCCCCACTCAGACTTTCTGAAATTCTGCATGGGGAACCTGCATACCAGCCACTGATTGAGGATGGTGTGCAGGTTTCGAAAGAACCATTGCTCGATCTCATTCCTGATGCCAGTGTCAAGCATGTTCCTGACCTCAAAGCCAAACCAGACCTTTCCTTTCCATCTGCGTCACTGGTTGATTTCTCCCTGTCATCTGACCTCATCCCAAcatctgatcctgtatctgcGTTTGTGCCAACATATCCTGTTAAACCATCTCCTCATATGACACAGCAGTTTGACCAGTTTATATCTGAAGCCCAGCCAAAACTGGTGCCTCAAAATGCACCTTCTGGAGCTTTACATGAACCTGAGTCTGATGTGGTTTCTCTAGATGAAGAGACTTTAACTCACTCTGTGTCTGCCCTGGCTCCACAAGAGTCTGAGGTAGATTTACCAGTCGTTGATCTTCAGCTATCAGCACCAGCTGTAGATACAAGTTGTGATTCCGAAACAAAGGTTGTTCCAACATGCATCGGTGACCTCTGTGCATCAGCAACAGTTCTAGACACTGTCATTGACCAACCACAGTCTATTCTATTATTAAGTCCTCTTGTGGGCTCAGAAGAACCAGTATTAGTACCGTCTGCTGATCAGCAGTCCTATTCCTCTTGTAGCCTCATAGGTGAGGCTGGCTTTCGGTTAGAATTTGCAGCACCAGCATCCCTCCAGCATGTATCGGGATTCTTACCACAACTTGACCCACAGCCTGTTCCCATGTTTCCACCACCCATTATGTCACAGCAACCTGAAATCGAATTGACTCCAACGGATGAGTCAGACGTTGCCCCCCAGACGGACACCGCTCTTCCTGTTAATGGTCAGCCAGTAGATGAGCTGAATCTGAGTGCTGAACTGTTGGCTGAAGAGGAAGCCAAAGAGGAGCCAGCACTGCCAGAGGAG GTGGAGGAGAATGGAGACTTAACAGCAGAAGATGCCTCTGCAGCTGAGGAGAGCCCAGAGCTTGCAGAGATTCCTGTTGTTGAAGAGAAACCAGTTCAGCCGATCTCCTCTAACATCAATGCTAAACGAG ATGTTGATGGACTGATCACCCAAGCACTCCTCATTGGGGACTTTGAGGCTGCTGTCAACCTTTGTCTCCATGACAACCGGATGGCAGATGCAATCATCCTAGCCATCGCTGGTGGACCAGAGCTTCTtgaaaaaacccagaaaaaataTTTGACTAAAACTCAAAGCAAAATTGGGAAG ATCATCAGTGCCGTTGTAATGAGGGACTGGATGAATATACTTGAGACGTGTGATCTTCAGAACTGGAAGGAGGCTTTGGCTGCTGTAATGACCTATGCCAAACCTGAGGAGTTTTCCACCCTATGTG GGCTGCTGGGCTCCAGGTTGGAGGCAGCTGAAGAGTCTGCTCTGCAGGTGCAAGCCTGTCTCTGTTACATCTGTGCTGGTAGTGTAGAGCAGCTGGTGTCCTGCTGGTCCAAAGCACAAGATTCTAGCAGCCCTCTCTCACTGCAG gACCTGGTGGAAAAAGTGGTGATTCTACGGCAGGCTGTGGAGAAGACTCAGGGTGGAGTGGCCCCTGCTGTAGGTGCCCTGTTGGCAGAAAAGATGAGTCAGTATGCCAGCCTCTTGGCCTCTCAGGGCAGCCTGCAAACTGCTATGTCCTACCTGCCCACCAACACAGATCAG GTTGCAGTGCAACAGTTGCGAGAGCGCCTGAGCAGAGCATTAGGTCAGCACGGAGTAGCGCCTGTACAGAACAGACATCCAGTGGCTCCTGCTGCTGTGCCTCAACAAGTATACACACCAATCCAACCTCAAACTCAACCACTGCCTCCTCAGCCCACTCCTGCTGCTCCTACACAACAGTATTACCAG GCTGAGCCAAAACCTGCACCTTTCCCTATGCAGGCTCCAGTGAGCGCAAGTCCTGCTGTATCCAGTGCATTCATGTACTCGCAGCACTATCAGA GGCCTCAGAACGGCTGGAACGATCCTCCTGCTCTCCTCCGAGGAactaagaagaagaag GTGCCAGAAAACTACACTCCTCCAGCTCCAATCACAGCGCCTATTATGGCTCCACTGGGAGAGCCGCAGCCTGTAGCCACCATGCAGCCTTCTCTTCAGCCACAACAGCTTCCTCCACAGCCAGCTGGCATTCCTGCTCCCTTCAACCCCATCCAGCAGCAGCCACTGGCTCCTACACTCAGAAACCCCGCCATACCCAGCATGCCTGTGGAGGGAGCACCAGGAGCGCCCACTGGGGACGTCATACAG CCAATGCAGTCCCTCCCTACTGAGAAAATCACGAAGAAGCCCATTCCAGATGAACACCTCATTCTCAAAACAACATTCGAGGGCCTGATCCAGAAGTGCTTGGCTGCTGCCACAGATCCT CAAACCAAGAGGAAGTTGGATGATGCCAACAAGAGACTAGAGTCCCTTTATGACAAACTGAGAGAGCAAACT CTTTCTCCAGCCATCGTGGGCGGCCTTCACAACATGGCTCGGAGCATCGAGTCCCGAGCCTACACCGACGGCCTCAACATCCACACGCACATCGTCAGCAACAGTAACTTCAGCGAGACCTCCGCCTTCATGCCAGTCTTGAAGGTGGTGCTAACACAAGCTAATAAGCTGGGTGTCTGA
- the sec31a gene encoding protein transport protein Sec31A isoform X5: MKLKEINRTAIQAWSPAQHHPIYLAAGTSAQQLDATFSTNASLEIFELDLAEPTLAMKSCGAFSSPHRYHKLVWGPHGINDQGMPSGVLIAGGETGNIILYDPSKIIAGDSEVVIAQSDKHTGPVRALDVNSFQTNLVASGGNESEIYIWDLNSFSTPMTPGPKSQPLEDISCVAWNCQVQHILASASPSGRASIWDLRKNDLIIKVSDHSNRMHCSGLAWNPDVATQLVLASEDDRMPVIQMWDLRFATSPLKVLENHTRGVLAIAWSLADPEFLLSCGKDNRILCWNPNNSEVLYELPTSQWCFDIQWCPRNPAVLSAASFDGRISIYSIMGGNNDAVSSAQADQISSSFANMDPFGTGQTLPPLQLPQTTSANSTVTPLKKPPKWIRRPVGASFAFGGKLVSLENIKPAAQQPQQPTAHVVHISQVVTDTDFLDRSNQLQATLTAGSFVGFCQKKIEAAQNEFEKSIWAFLKVHFEDDARGKYLELLGYKKEELAIKIASALEKKDPKSNEDNESSFASVLDPTIAPVCNPAPGLHMIPLTELDPAAFAPLRLSEILHGEPAYQPLIEDGVQVSKEPLLDLIPDASVKHVPDLKAKPDLSFPSASLVDFSLSSDLIPTSDPVSAFVPTYPVKPSPHMTQQFDQFISEAQPKLVPQNAPSGALHEPESDVVSLDEETLTHSVSALAPQESEVDLPVVDLQLSAPAVDTSCDSETKVVPTCIGDLCASATVLDTVIDQPQSILLLSPLVGSEEPVLVPSADQQSYSSCSLIGEAGFRLEFAAPASLQHVSGFLPQLDPQPVPMFPPPIMSQQPEIELTPTDESDVAPQTDTALPVNGQPVDELNLSAELLAEEEAKEEPALPEEVEENGDLTAEDASAAEESPELAEIPVVEEKPVQPISSNINAKRDVDGLITQALLIGDFEAAVNLCLHDNRMADAIILAIAGGPELLEKTQKKYLTKTQSKIGKIISAVVMRDWMNILETCDLQNWKEALAAVMTYAKPEEFSTLCGLLGSRLEAAEESALQVQACLCYICAGSVEQLVSCWSKAQDSSSPLSLQDLVEKVVILRQAVEKTQGGVAPAVGALLAEKMSQYASLLASQGSLQTAMSYLPTNTDQVAVQQLRERLSRALGQHGVAPVQNRHPVAPAAVPQQVYTPIQPQTQPLPPQPTPAAPTQQYYQAEPKPAPFPMQAPVSASPAVSSAFMYSQHYQNYPQVQQFTHGAGGPAIYQPLQYSSSTSTPLPPPPSSSAAAPFYPSQFMPPASSQAVPSTFPRPPFSASQQAPTAPPLSSTSTASFSPPPFSSGVSFQHGGPGSPTAFLPPPPTGASGTQAEPDMIPASQRTGGITQDVTWVLEGPQNGWNDPPALLRGTKKKKVPENYTPPAPITAPIMAPLGEPQPVATMQPSLQPQQLPPQPAGIPAPFNPIQQQPLAPTLRNPAIPSMPVEGAPGAPTGDVIQPMQSLPTEKITKKPIPDEHLILKTTFEGLIQKCLAAATDPQTKRKLDDANKRLESLYDKLREQTLSPAIVGGLHNMARSIESRAYTDGLNIHTHIVSNSNFSETSAFMPVLKVVLTQANKLGV, from the exons ATGAAGCTGAAAGAGATAAACCGCACCGCCATTCAGGCTTGGAGCCCAGCTCAGCACCACCCGATTTACTTGGCTGCAG GAACATCTGCTCAGCAGCTTGATGCTACATTTAGCACCAATGCATCATTGGAGATCTTCGAACTAGACCTGGCGGAGCCTACTTTGGCCATGAAGTCATGTGGTGCTTTCTCCTCACCCCACAG ATACCACAAGCTGGTTTGGGGCCCACATGGCATCAATGATCAGGGAATGCCTTCTGGAGTGCTCATAGCTGGAGGAGAGACCGGTAACATCATTCTCTATGATCCTTCCAAGATCATTGCTGGTGACAGTGAAGTGGTCATTGCTCAGAGTGATAAACACACGGGGCCTGTACGAGCATTAGATGTCAACTCATTTCAG ACAAATCTGGTTGCATCTGGAGGTAATGAGTCTGAGATCTACATCTGGGATTTGAACAGCTTCAGTACCCCAATGACTCCAGGACCGAAGTCACAG CCTCTGGAGGACATTAGCTGCGTAGCATGGAACTGCCAGGTGCAGCACATCCTTGCCTCAGCCAGCCCCAGCGGCAGAGCCTCCATCTGGGACCTTAGGAAAAATGATCTCATTATCAAAGTCAGCGACCACAGCAACAGG ATGCATTGCTCTGGTCTGGCGTGGAATCCAGATGTTGCCACTCAGCTGGTGTTGGCCTCTGAAGATGACCGAATGCCTGTCATCCAAATGTGGGATCTGCGCTTCGCCACCTCACCTCTCAAAGTCCTAGAGAACCACACAAG GGGTGTTCTGGCTATTGCTTGGAGTTTGGCTGACCCTGAGTTTCTGCTTAGTTGTGGGAAAGATAACCGAATCCTCTGTTGGAACCCCAACAATTCTGAA GTCCTGTATGAGCTCCCAACCTCTCAGTGGTGCTTCGACATCCAGTGGTGCCCCAGAAACCCAGCTGTTCTGTCTGCTGCTTCTTTCGATGGCCGTATCAGCATCTACTCAATCATGGGAGGCAATAATGATGCTGTCAGCAGTGCCCAGGCTGATCAG ATAAGTTCCTCATTTGCCAACATGGATCCCTTTGGCACAGGCCAGACATTACCCCCACTGCAGCTGCCTCAAACCACCAGTGCTAATAGCACTGTCACACCACTGAAGAAACCCCCCAAATGGATCCGAAGACCAGTGGGGGCTTCCTTCGCT TTTGGTGGTAAACTCGTCTCACTGGAAAACATCAAACCAGCGGCCCAACAACCCCAGCAGCCCACGGCCCATGTTGTCCACATTAGCCAGGTTGTCACTGATACTGATTTTTTGGATCGCTCAAACCAACTTCAGGCCACGCTTACTGCTGGAAGCTTTGTGGGATTCTGCCAAAAGAAGATTGAAGCTGCACAGAACGAGTTTGAGAAGTCTATTTGGGCTTTCTTAAAG GTCCACTTTGAAGATGATGCCCGGGGCAAATACTTGGAACTTCTGGGATACAAGAAGGAGGAACTAGCGATTAAG atcgCTTCAGCATTAGAAAAGAAAGATCCCAAATCAAATGAAGACAATGAG AGTTCCTTCGCTTCTGTACTTGACCCAACCATCGCACCTGTTTGTAATCCTGCACCTGGACTACATATGATTCCATTGACCGAGCTTGATCCCGCTGCTTTTGCCCCACTCAGACTTTCTGAAATTCTGCATGGGGAACCTGCATACCAGCCACTGATTGAGGATGGTGTGCAGGTTTCGAAAGAACCATTGCTCGATCTCATTCCTGATGCCAGTGTCAAGCATGTTCCTGACCTCAAAGCCAAACCAGACCTTTCCTTTCCATCTGCGTCACTGGTTGATTTCTCCCTGTCATCTGACCTCATCCCAAcatctgatcctgtatctgcGTTTGTGCCAACATATCCTGTTAAACCATCTCCTCATATGACACAGCAGTTTGACCAGTTTATATCTGAAGCCCAGCCAAAACTGGTGCCTCAAAATGCACCTTCTGGAGCTTTACATGAACCTGAGTCTGATGTGGTTTCTCTAGATGAAGAGACTTTAACTCACTCTGTGTCTGCCCTGGCTCCACAAGAGTCTGAGGTAGATTTACCAGTCGTTGATCTTCAGCTATCAGCACCAGCTGTAGATACAAGTTGTGATTCCGAAACAAAGGTTGTTCCAACATGCATCGGTGACCTCTGTGCATCAGCAACAGTTCTAGACACTGTCATTGACCAACCACAGTCTATTCTATTATTAAGTCCTCTTGTGGGCTCAGAAGAACCAGTATTAGTACCGTCTGCTGATCAGCAGTCCTATTCCTCTTGTAGCCTCATAGGTGAGGCTGGCTTTCGGTTAGAATTTGCAGCACCAGCATCCCTCCAGCATGTATCGGGATTCTTACCACAACTTGACCCACAGCCTGTTCCCATGTTTCCACCACCCATTATGTCACAGCAACCTGAAATCGAATTGACTCCAACGGATGAGTCAGACGTTGCCCCCCAGACGGACACCGCTCTTCCTGTTAATGGTCAGCCAGTAGATGAGCTGAATCTGAGTGCTGAACTGTTGGCTGAAGAGGAAGCCAAAGAGGAGCCAGCACTGCCAGAGGAG GTGGAGGAGAATGGAGACTTAACAGCAGAAGATGCCTCTGCAGCTGAGGAGAGCCCAGAGCTTGCAGAGATTCCTGTTGTTGAAGAGAAACCAGTTCAGCCGATCTCCTCTAACATCAATGCTAAACGAG ATGTTGATGGACTGATCACCCAAGCACTCCTCATTGGGGACTTTGAGGCTGCTGTCAACCTTTGTCTCCATGACAACCGGATGGCAGATGCAATCATCCTAGCCATCGCTGGTGGACCAGAGCTTCTtgaaaaaacccagaaaaaataTTTGACTAAAACTCAAAGCAAAATTGGGAAG ATCATCAGTGCCGTTGTAATGAGGGACTGGATGAATATACTTGAGACGTGTGATCTTCAGAACTGGAAGGAGGCTTTGGCTGCTGTAATGACCTATGCCAAACCTGAGGAGTTTTCCACCCTATGTG GGCTGCTGGGCTCCAGGTTGGAGGCAGCTGAAGAGTCTGCTCTGCAGGTGCAAGCCTGTCTCTGTTACATCTGTGCTGGTAGTGTAGAGCAGCTGGTGTCCTGCTGGTCCAAAGCACAAGATTCTAGCAGCCCTCTCTCACTGCAG gACCTGGTGGAAAAAGTGGTGATTCTACGGCAGGCTGTGGAGAAGACTCAGGGTGGAGTGGCCCCTGCTGTAGGTGCCCTGTTGGCAGAAAAGATGAGTCAGTATGCCAGCCTCTTGGCCTCTCAGGGCAGCCTGCAAACTGCTATGTCCTACCTGCCCACCAACACAGATCAG GTTGCAGTGCAACAGTTGCGAGAGCGCCTGAGCAGAGCATTAGGTCAGCACGGAGTAGCGCCTGTACAGAACAGACATCCAGTGGCTCCTGCTGCTGTGCCTCAACAAGTATACACACCAATCCAACCTCAAACTCAACCACTGCCTCCTCAGCCCACTCCTGCTGCTCCTACACAACAGTATTACCAG GCTGAGCCAAAACCTGCACCTTTCCCTATGCAGGCTCCAGTGAGCGCAAGTCCTGCTGTATCCAGTGCATTCATGTACTCGCAGCACTATCAGA ACTACCCCCAGGTCCAGCAGTTCACGCATGGTGCTGGGGGACCAGCAATCTATCAACCTCTCCAGTACTCCTCCTCTACATctactcctcttcctcctccaccttcaTCATCTGCTGCTGCTCCTTTCTACCCCTCTCAGTTCATGCCTCCTGCCTCATCTCAGGCAGTACCGTCCACCTTCCCCAGACCTCCTTTCTCTGCAAGCCAACAGGCTCCCACTGCACCACCTCTCTCTTCCACCTCCACTGcttccttctctcctcctcctttctcctcGGGAGTCTCGTTCCAGCACGGCGGGCCGGGTTCTCCCACTGCCTTCCTCCCACCTCCACCAACCGGAGCCTCAGGTACTCAGGCTGAGCCCGACATGATCCCAGCCTCCCAGAGAACAG GAGGAATCACCCAAGATGTAACATGGGTTTTGGAAG GGCCTCAGAACGGCTGGAACGATCCTCCTGCTCTCCTCCGAGGAactaagaagaagaag GTGCCAGAAAACTACACTCCTCCAGCTCCAATCACAGCGCCTATTATGGCTCCACTGGGAGAGCCGCAGCCTGTAGCCACCATGCAGCCTTCTCTTCAGCCACAACAGCTTCCTCCACAGCCAGCTGGCATTCCTGCTCCCTTCAACCCCATCCAGCAGCAGCCACTGGCTCCTACACTCAGAAACCCCGCCATACCCAGCATGCCTGTGGAGGGAGCACCAGGAGCGCCCACTGGGGACGTCATACAG CCAATGCAGTCCCTCCCTACTGAGAAAATCACGAAGAAGCCCATTCCAGATGAACACCTCATTCTCAAAACAACATTCGAGGGCCTGATCCAGAAGTGCTTGGCTGCTGCCACAGATCCT CAAACCAAGAGGAAGTTGGATGATGCCAACAAGAGACTAGAGTCCCTTTATGACAAACTGAGAGAGCAAACT CTTTCTCCAGCCATCGTGGGCGGCCTTCACAACATGGCTCGGAGCATCGAGTCCCGAGCCTACACCGACGGCCTCAACATCCACACGCACATCGTCAGCAACAGTAACTTCAGCGAGACCTCCGCCTTCATGCCAGTCTTGAAGGTGGTGCTAACACAAGCTAATAAGCTGGGTGTCTGA